One genomic window of Rissa tridactyla isolate bRisTri1 unplaced genomic scaffold, bRisTri1.patW.cur.20221130 scaffold_29, whole genome shotgun sequence includes the following:
- the LOC128903322 gene encoding olfactory receptor 14J1-like, with protein sequence NGSSITQFLLLAFADTRELQLLHFGLFLGIYLAALLANGHIITTIACDHRLHTPMYFFLLNLSVLDLGSISTTVPKSMANSLWGTRDISYTGCVAQLLFFFFFMSAEYFLLTVMSYDRYVAICKPLHYGTLLGSRACVHMAAAAWGSGFLYALLHTANTFSLPLCQGNALDQFFCEIPQILKLSCSHSYLREAGLLVVSACLGFGCFVFIVLSYVQIFRAVLRIPSEQGRHKAFSTCLPHLAVVSLFVSTAVFAYLKPPSISSPALDLVVAVLYSLVPPILNPLIY encoded by the coding sequence aatggcagctccatcacccagttcctcctcctggcattcgcagacacacgggagctgcagctcttgcacttcgggctcttcctgggcatctacctggctgccctcctggccaacggccacatcatcaccaccatcgcctgtgaccaccgcctccacacccccatgtacttcttcctcctcaacctctctgttcttgacctgggctccatctccaccactgtccccaaatccatggccaattccctgtggggcaccagggacatctcctacacaggatgtgtggcccagctcttattctttttctttttcatgtcagctgagtattttcttctcaccgtcatgtcctatgaccgctacgttgccatctgcaaacccctgcactacgggaccctcctgggcagcagagcttgtgtccacatggcagcagctgcctggggcagtgggtttctctatgctctcctgcacacggccaatacattttccctgcccctctgccagggcaatgccctggaccagttcttctgtgaaatcccccagatcctcaagctctcctgctcacactcctacctcagggaagctgggcttcttgtggtcagtgcctgtttaggctttggttgttttgtgttcatcgtgctgtcctatgtgcagatcttcagggccgtgctgaggatcccctctgagcagggacggcacaaagccttttccacctgcctccctcacctggccgtggtctccctgtttgtcagcactgccgtgtttgcctacctcaagcccccctccatctcctccccagctctagacctggtggtggcagtcctgtactcattggtgcctccaatactgaaccccctcatctac